One Mycolicibacterium pulveris genomic region harbors:
- the mutT1 gene encoding 8-oxo-(d)GTP phosphatase MutT1: protein MPKETSDVVRDEKTVYAAGAVLWRPNGDPAAPEVAIVHRPRYDDWSLPKGKVDPGETEPVTAVREVAEETGYTAHLGRRLAAVSYPVEEGIKKVRYWAARRTGGEFSPNPEVDDLKWLPVTEAMKQLEYPHDRKVLRHFMKLPVDTKTVLIVRHGTAGRKSRYKGDDRKRPLDKRGRAQAESLVGVLLAFGADTLYAADRVRCEQTLEPLAEELATVIRKEPSLTEEAYSDDRKAARRRVLEIAAGDGVPVICTQGKVIPDLIEWWCERDGVRPDKSRNRKGSTWVMSLFDGKLIAADHIESPLANQK, encoded by the coding sequence GTGCCGAAGGAGACCTCTGACGTCGTTCGGGACGAGAAGACGGTGTATGCCGCGGGCGCGGTGCTGTGGCGCCCCAACGGCGATCCGGCCGCGCCGGAGGTCGCGATCGTTCACCGTCCCCGCTACGACGACTGGTCGTTACCCAAGGGCAAGGTGGATCCCGGCGAAACCGAACCGGTCACCGCGGTACGAGAGGTCGCCGAGGAAACCGGATACACCGCGCATCTGGGCCGCCGACTCGCCGCGGTGAGCTATCCCGTCGAGGAGGGCATCAAGAAGGTGCGCTACTGGGCGGCGCGCAGAACCGGCGGCGAATTCAGCCCCAACCCCGAAGTCGACGACCTGAAGTGGTTACCCGTCACCGAGGCGATGAAACAGCTGGAGTACCCGCACGACCGAAAGGTGCTGCGCCACTTCATGAAGCTGCCCGTCGACACCAAGACCGTGCTGATCGTCCGGCACGGCACCGCGGGCCGCAAGTCGCGCTACAAAGGCGACGACCGAAAGCGCCCGTTGGACAAGCGCGGCCGTGCCCAGGCCGAATCGCTCGTCGGGGTGCTGCTGGCATTCGGCGCCGACACCCTCTACGCCGCCGACCGGGTGCGCTGCGAACAGACATTGGAACCGCTGGCAGAGGAGTTGGCAACGGTCATCCGCAAGGAACCGTCGTTGACTGAGGAAGCGTATTCCGATGACCGAAAGGCCGCGCGGCGCCGTGTCCTCGAAATCGCCGCAGGCGACGGTGTGCCGGTGATCTGCACGCAGGGCAAGGTGATCCCGGACCTGATCGAGTGGTGGTGTGAGCGCGACGGCGTGCGCCCGGACAAGTCGCGCAACCGTAAGGGCAGCACCTGGGTGATGTCGCTTTTCGACGGCAAGCTGATCGCCGCGGATCACATCGAGAGCCCGCTGGCCAACCAGAAGTAA
- a CDS encoding RNA degradosome polyphosphate kinase — translation MTEAEIQIRAENARSTSSAAQTAPTDGASGRPDRLSSADSAPKAPPAATAPTVEDPLPEDRYLNRELSWLDFNARVLALAADTSLPLLERAKFLAIFASNLDEFYMVRVAGLKRRHEMGLSVRSADGLSPKEQLRRIGERTQQIAARHAHVFLDSVRPALADEGIVIVTWSELDEDERNRLSTYFHEQVFPVLTPLAVDPAHPFPFVSGLSLNLAITVKHPENGGQHFARIKVPDNVDRFVELSGRDGNSTVTRFLPMEELIAAFLPVLFPGMEIVEHHAFRITRNADFEVEEDRDEDLLQALERELARRRFGSPVRLEVSDDMTEGMLELLLRELEVDTNDVIEVPGLLDLSALWQIYNLDRPALKDRPFVPATPPAFGERETPKSIFATLRDGDVLVHHPYDSFSTTVQRFIEQAAADPNVLAIKQTLYRTSGDSPIVNSLIDAAEAGKQVVALVEIKARFDEQANIKWARTLEQAGVHVVYGLVGLKTHCKTALVVRREGSTIRRYCHIGTGNYNSKTARLYEDIGLLTAAPDIGADLTDLFNSLTGYSRKESYRNLLVAPYGVRKGIIERIEREIAATLDGGEGRIRLKANALVDEQVIDALYRASQAGVRVEVVVRGICALRPQAPGFSENIVVRSILGRFLEHSRIIHFSAIDEFWIGSADMMHRNLDRRVEVMAQVKDRRLKAQLHDIFESAMDPATRCWELGMDGKWTASPQHGETVRDHQMSLMESRRHP, via the coding sequence ATGACGGAAGCCGAAATCCAGATCCGCGCCGAGAATGCGAGGTCGACCTCCAGCGCTGCTCAGACGGCGCCGACGGACGGCGCCTCGGGGCGACCAGACCGGCTGTCCTCGGCGGATTCGGCACCCAAAGCACCGCCGGCGGCGACGGCGCCGACGGTCGAGGATCCACTTCCCGAGGACCGCTATCTCAACCGCGAATTGAGTTGGCTGGATTTCAACGCGCGGGTGCTGGCGCTCGCCGCCGACACCTCCCTGCCGTTGCTGGAGCGGGCCAAGTTCCTCGCCATCTTCGCGTCAAACCTCGACGAGTTCTACATGGTGCGCGTCGCGGGCCTCAAACGCCGCCACGAGATGGGACTGTCTGTACGTTCTGCCGACGGCCTGTCGCCGAAGGAACAACTGCGACGCATCGGCGAACGCACCCAACAGATCGCGGCCAGGCACGCCCATGTCTTCCTCGACTCCGTGCGGCCGGCGCTTGCCGACGAAGGCATCGTCATCGTGACGTGGTCCGAGCTCGACGAGGACGAACGCAACCGCCTGTCCACCTACTTTCACGAGCAGGTGTTCCCCGTACTGACCCCGTTGGCGGTCGATCCGGCCCACCCGTTCCCGTTTGTGAGCGGGCTGAGCCTGAATCTGGCGATCACCGTCAAGCATCCTGAGAACGGCGGCCAGCATTTCGCCCGAATCAAGGTGCCCGACAACGTGGACCGGTTCGTCGAGCTCAGCGGTCGCGACGGCAATTCCACGGTCACCCGGTTCCTTCCGATGGAGGAACTGATCGCAGCGTTTCTTCCGGTGCTGTTCCCCGGCATGGAGATCGTCGAGCATCACGCGTTCCGCATCACCCGCAACGCGGATTTCGAGGTCGAGGAAGATCGCGACGAGGACCTCCTGCAGGCGCTTGAGCGCGAACTGGCACGGCGACGCTTCGGTTCGCCGGTGCGCCTAGAAGTTTCCGACGACATGACAGAGGGCATGCTCGAGTTGCTGCTGCGTGAACTCGAGGTGGACACCAACGACGTCATCGAAGTGCCGGGCCTGCTGGATCTCTCCGCGCTGTGGCAGATCTACAATCTGGACCGGCCCGCCCTCAAGGACCGGCCGTTCGTGCCCGCCACGCCGCCCGCGTTCGGCGAACGCGAGACGCCGAAGAGCATCTTCGCGACGTTGCGTGACGGCGATGTGCTCGTGCATCACCCCTACGATTCGTTCTCCACGACGGTGCAACGGTTTATCGAGCAGGCCGCCGCGGACCCCAACGTGTTGGCGATCAAGCAGACGCTGTATCGCACCTCGGGCGACTCGCCGATCGTCAACTCCCTCATCGACGCCGCCGAAGCCGGTAAGCAGGTGGTGGCGCTGGTCGAGATCAAGGCGCGCTTCGACGAACAGGCCAACATCAAGTGGGCCCGCACGCTGGAACAGGCGGGTGTGCACGTGGTGTACGGACTCGTCGGGCTGAAAACCCATTGCAAGACCGCGCTGGTGGTGCGCCGGGAAGGCTCGACGATCCGGCGCTACTGCCATATCGGCACCGGCAACTACAACAGCAAGACGGCGCGGTTGTATGAGGACATCGGCCTTCTGACCGCCGCGCCTGACATCGGCGCGGACCTGACCGACCTGTTCAACTCGCTGACCGGCTACTCGCGCAAGGAGTCGTACCGCAACCTGTTGGTCGCGCCCTACGGGGTTCGCAAGGGCATCATCGAACGCATCGAACGCGAAATCGCCGCCACCCTGGACGGCGGCGAAGGTCGGATCCGGCTGAAGGCCAACGCATTGGTCGACGAGCAGGTCATCGACGCGCTCTATCGGGCGTCGCAGGCCGGCGTGCGCGTGGAGGTCGTGGTGCGGGGCATCTGCGCGCTACGGCCGCAGGCCCCGGGATTCTCCGAGAACATCGTGGTGCGCTCGATCCTCGGCCGCTTTCTCGAGCACTCGCGGATTATTCACTTCAGCGCCATCGACGAGTTCTGGATCGGCAGCGCCGACATGATGCATCGTAATCTCGATCGGCGGGTGGAAGTGATGGCGCAGGTGAAGGACCGGCGGCTGAAGGCGCAACTGCACGACATATTCGAGTCCGCGATGGACCCGGCCACCCGCTGCTGGGAGTTGGGTATGGACGGTAAATGGACGGCCTCGCCTCAGCACGGCGAGACGGTGCGCGACCATCAGATGTCACTGATGGAGAGTCGCCGGCATCCCTGA